A single Acidaminococcus sp. DNA region contains:
- a CDS encoding FAD:protein FMN transferase yields the protein MNHIIKKSFILLLSSLLLQGCFFQEKKHEDTRFVMDTIVSIQTTGKDEKALTEATNNAFTLFQTIADETDSYTAQGDDMLYAINSRAGQGPQKAAPHLYDLLKMLQPLHHEDAISLTLGPAISLWNRHKEAGTVPTKEEVAAALDASQKGHYELSDDQKTLTLAAGTQLDLGAVAKGYAVEQVSQELAKDKNITSALINAGGNIKVIGKKPDGKPWRIGVQDPADAEKLLGTLTVPSGTAIATSGDYQRYYEVNGIRYHHILDPKTGWPARHAHAVTVVTKSAAMSDYYSTMLFVMTPDAAMKFVDATPDLEMIYVAADGTITVSSGLKDSFKQGS from the coding sequence ATGAACCACATCATAAAAAAGAGTTTTATACTTCTTTTAAGCAGCCTGCTTCTGCAAGGCTGCTTTTTTCAAGAGAAAAAACATGAAGATACCCGGTTTGTCATGGATACCATCGTTTCCATCCAGACGACCGGTAAAGACGAAAAAGCGCTGACCGAAGCAACGAACAATGCTTTTACGCTTTTCCAGACGATTGCTGATGAAACGGATTCCTACACGGCCCAGGGCGATGATATGCTTTATGCCATCAACAGCAGAGCGGGACAAGGCCCGCAAAAAGCAGCACCTCACCTCTACGACCTTTTAAAAATGCTGCAGCCTCTGCATCACGAGGACGCAATCAGTCTCACCCTGGGGCCTGCTATTTCGCTGTGGAACCGCCATAAAGAAGCGGGTACCGTACCGACTAAGGAAGAAGTCGCTGCGGCCCTCGATGCATCGCAAAAAGGGCACTATGAACTCTCTGATGATCAAAAGACCCTGACACTTGCTGCCGGTACGCAGCTCGACCTGGGGGCTGTAGCAAAAGGGTACGCGGTGGAACAAGTATCTCAGGAACTTGCCAAAGATAAGAACATCACTTCCGCTCTTATCAATGCCGGCGGCAACATCAAAGTCATCGGCAAAAAGCCGGACGGCAAGCCCTGGCGCATCGGCGTTCAGGACCCGGCTGATGCGGAAAAACTGCTTGGTACCCTGACCGTACCCTCCGGTACTGCCATTGCCACGAGCGGCGATTATCAGCGCTACTATGAAGTGAACGGCATCCGCTACCATCACATTCTCGATCCCAAGACCGGATGGCCGGCCCGCCATGCCCACGCCGTAACGGTTGTGACTAAATCCGCGGCCATGTCAGACTATTATTCAACCATGCTATTTGTCATGACACCGGACGCGGCCATGAAATTTGTCGACGCAACGCCTGATCTTGAAATGATCTATGTGGCTGCCGACGGTACCATTACCGTATCATCGGGACTGAAAGATTCTTTCAAGCAAGGCAGCTAG